One stretch of Carcharodon carcharias isolate sCarCar2 chromosome 20, sCarCar2.pri, whole genome shotgun sequence DNA includes these proteins:
- the LOC121292725 gene encoding serine/threonine-protein kinase PAK 5-like isoform X1, with protein MWKKRKAHRLEISAPLNFQHRVHTSFDPQDQKFIGLPQQWQGLLAESVKRPKPLVDPSGVTPVELTPPKPIVRGNTPGSNGYITGLLSDLQKLSVTRSNSLRRNTFCSSRGKECLLRRIKENSTQEMLQKQPNSTGRWSRIFSRGHHGRSKGENGNFTARLSLQKCSYLQQNGCEVHMNRSIQNLTIPSLEYERQRTKSIYNLPSLSLEPQNVTVPSNEIPAELVHPRMASRLRPGRRSSLGWRPMSCFFVQSSPKWTREHSLDLSSSTSFNAPENGTTGHSLNTNLAADPLPDTSAGVTSVIQTQVNNHVGRNGGIIQNDALRLRKNVAAIAKQKETELVSAPSHVPDPSRGITQQQPSLNRHSSPQLSPAQQQQPQTSSPDRGCRVTHKEFRSAMATVVNQSDPRNQLEALSKIGEGSTGIVCVATEKHTGRRVAVKRMDLRTQQRRELLFNEVVIMRDYHHDNVVEMYSSHLVGDELWVVMELLQGGALTDIIAFARMDEEQIATVCLSILKALTYLHSQGVIHRDIKSDSILLTLDGRIKLSDFGFCAQVNEEIPRRRSLVGTPYWMAPEVIARLPYGPEVDIWSLGIMVMEMIDGEPPYFNDSPVEAMKMLRDNPPPRLKLEHKVSPILRDFLDRMLVHDVTERATSIELLAHPFMLQAGPPDCMISLIQACRQ; from the exons ATGTGGAAGAAGAGGAAAGCCCATCGACTGGAGATTTCGGCTCCTCTCAACTTCCAGCACAGGGTCCACACATCCTTTGACCCACAAGACCAGAAATTCATTGGCCTGCCCCAACAGTGGCAGGGGCTATTAGCAGAGAGCGTGAAACGGCCAAAACCTTTGGTAGATCCATCCGGGGTTACACCAGTGGAGCTCACACCACCAAAG CCCATTGTTCGTGGAAACACACCTGGAAGCAATGGTTACATCACAGGGCTGCTGTCTGATCTACAGAAACTTTCAGTCACTAGATCTAACTCTTTACGGAGAAACACTTTTTGCTCATCCCGAGGAAAAGAGTGCTTATTGAGGAGAATCAAGGAAAACAGCACCCAAGAGATGCTGCAAAAGCAGCCAAATTCCACAGGACGTTGGAGCAGGATCTTCTCCAGAGGTCACCATGGAAGGAGTAAAGGAGAGAATGGGAACTTCACGGCTAGGTTGAGTTTACAAAAGTGTTCATATTTGCAACAAAACGGGTGTGAGGTTCACATGAACAGATCAATCCAGAACCTAACTATACCCTCGTTGGAATATGAACGACAGAGGACAAAGTCTATCTACAATTTACCAAGTCTTTCACTTGAACCCCAGAATGTCACTGTCCCATCTAATGAAATCCCTGCAGAACTTGTCCACCCACGTATGGCGAGCAGGTTGAGACCAGGGAGAAGGAGCAGTCTTGGCTGGAGACCCATGTCCTGCTTCTTTGTTCAGTCCAGCCCAAAGTGGACAAGAGAGCATAGCTTGGACCTGAGCTCGAGCACGTCCTTCAACGCTCCAGAGAATGGCACAACAGGGCACTCACTCAACACCAATCTAGCAGCAGACCCCTTGCCGGACACTTCAGCAGGAGTCACATCGGTCATTCAAACTCAG GTAAACAACCATGTTGGGCGGAATGGAGGAATAATTCAGAATGATGCCCTGAGGCTGAGGAAAAATGTGGCAGCGATTGCCAAGCAAAAGGAGACTGAACTTGTCTCAGCACCAAGCCATGTCCCCGACCCATCGAGAGGGATCACCCAACAACAGCCCAGCCTCAACAGACACAGCTCTCCacagctcagcccagctcagcagcagcaacctCAAACCAGTTCACCTGATCGAGGTTGCAGAGTTACACACAAGGAATTCAGGAGTGCCATGGCAACAGTGGTTAACCAGAGTGATCCCAGGAACCAGCTGGAGGCCCTCAGTAAAATCGGGGAGGGCTCCACAGGCATCGTGTGTGTTGCAACAGAGAAGCACACTGGCCGAAGGGTGGCAGTGAAAAGGATGGACTTGAGGACACAGCAACGACGGGAGCTGCTCTTCAATGAA GTTGTAATAATGAGAGATTATCATCATGATAATGTGGTGGAGATGTACAGCAGCCATCTGGTTGGGGATGAACTGTGGGTTGTGATGGAGCTCCTGCAGGGTGGAGCACTCACCGATATCATCGCCTTTGCCAG GATGGATGAGGAGCAGATCGCTACTGTTTGCCTGTCAATATTGAAGGCTCTGACTTACCTCCACTCCCAGGGTGTGATCCACAGAGACATCAAGAGTGACTCCATTCTGCTCACACTCGACGGACGG attaagCTCTCAGACTTTGGATTTTGTGCCCAAGTGAATGAGGAGATTCCAAGGCGAAGATCTTTGGTTGGGACACCATACTGGATGGCTCCAGAAGTGATTGCCCGATTACCATATGGACCAGAG GTGGATATTTGGTCACTGGGCAtcatggtgatggaaatgattgATGGAGAGCCCCCCTATTTCAATGACTCTCCTGTGGAAGCCATGAAGATGCTCCGGGACAATCCTCCTCCTAGACTGAAGCTGGAACACAAG
- the LOC121292725 gene encoding serine/threonine-protein kinase PAK 5-like isoform X3, with amino-acid sequence MLQKQPNSTGRWSRIFSRGHHGRSKGENGNFTARLSLQKCSYLQQNGCEVHMNRSIQNLTIPSLEYERQRTKSIYNLPSLSLEPQNVTVPSNEIPAELVHPRMASRLRPGRRSSLGWRPMSCFFVQSSPKWTREHSLDLSSSTSFNAPENGTTGHSLNTNLAADPLPDTSAGVTSVIQTQVNNHVGRNGGIIQNDALRLRKNVAAIAKQKETELVSAPSHVPDPSRGITQQQPSLNRHSSPQLSPAQQQQPQTSSPDRGCRVTHKEFRSAMATVVNQSDPRNQLEALSKIGEGSTGIVCVATEKHTGRRVAVKRMDLRTQQRRELLFNEVVIMRDYHHDNVVEMYSSHLVGDELWVVMELLQGGALTDIIAFARMDEEQIATVCLSILKALTYLHSQGVIHRDIKSDSILLTLDGRIKLSDFGFCAQVNEEIPRRRSLVGTPYWMAPEVIARLPYGPEVDIWSLGIMVMEMIDGEPPYFNDSPVEAMKMLRDNPPPRLKLEHKVSPILRDFLDRMLVHDVTERATSIELLAHPFMLQAGPPDCMISLIQACRQ; translated from the exons ATGCTGCAAAAGCAGCCAAATTCCACAGGACGTTGGAGCAGGATCTTCTCCAGAGGTCACCATGGAAGGAGTAAAGGAGAGAATGGGAACTTCACGGCTAGGTTGAGTTTACAAAAGTGTTCATATTTGCAACAAAACGGGTGTGAGGTTCACATGAACAGATCAATCCAGAACCTAACTATACCCTCGTTGGAATATGAACGACAGAGGACAAAGTCTATCTACAATTTACCAAGTCTTTCACTTGAACCCCAGAATGTCACTGTCCCATCTAATGAAATCCCTGCAGAACTTGTCCACCCACGTATGGCGAGCAGGTTGAGACCAGGGAGAAGGAGCAGTCTTGGCTGGAGACCCATGTCCTGCTTCTTTGTTCAGTCCAGCCCAAAGTGGACAAGAGAGCATAGCTTGGACCTGAGCTCGAGCACGTCCTTCAACGCTCCAGAGAATGGCACAACAGGGCACTCACTCAACACCAATCTAGCAGCAGACCCCTTGCCGGACACTTCAGCAGGAGTCACATCGGTCATTCAAACTCAG GTAAACAACCATGTTGGGCGGAATGGAGGAATAATTCAGAATGATGCCCTGAGGCTGAGGAAAAATGTGGCAGCGATTGCCAAGCAAAAGGAGACTGAACTTGTCTCAGCACCAAGCCATGTCCCCGACCCATCGAGAGGGATCACCCAACAACAGCCCAGCCTCAACAGACACAGCTCTCCacagctcagcccagctcagcagcagcaacctCAAACCAGTTCACCTGATCGAGGTTGCAGAGTTACACACAAGGAATTCAGGAGTGCCATGGCAACAGTGGTTAACCAGAGTGATCCCAGGAACCAGCTGGAGGCCCTCAGTAAAATCGGGGAGGGCTCCACAGGCATCGTGTGTGTTGCAACAGAGAAGCACACTGGCCGAAGGGTGGCAGTGAAAAGGATGGACTTGAGGACACAGCAACGACGGGAGCTGCTCTTCAATGAA GTTGTAATAATGAGAGATTATCATCATGATAATGTGGTGGAGATGTACAGCAGCCATCTGGTTGGGGATGAACTGTGGGTTGTGATGGAGCTCCTGCAGGGTGGAGCACTCACCGATATCATCGCCTTTGCCAG GATGGATGAGGAGCAGATCGCTACTGTTTGCCTGTCAATATTGAAGGCTCTGACTTACCTCCACTCCCAGGGTGTGATCCACAGAGACATCAAGAGTGACTCCATTCTGCTCACACTCGACGGACGG attaagCTCTCAGACTTTGGATTTTGTGCCCAAGTGAATGAGGAGATTCCAAGGCGAAGATCTTTGGTTGGGACACCATACTGGATGGCTCCAGAAGTGATTGCCCGATTACCATATGGACCAGAG GTGGATATTTGGTCACTGGGCAtcatggtgatggaaatgattgATGGAGAGCCCCCCTATTTCAATGACTCTCCTGTGGAAGCCATGAAGATGCTCCGGGACAATCCTCCTCCTAGACTGAAGCTGGAACACAAG
- the LOC121292725 gene encoding serine/threonine-protein kinase PAK 4-like isoform X2 translates to MWKKRKAHRLEISAPLNFQHRVHTSFDPQDQKFIGLPQQWQGLLAESVKRPKPLVDPSGVTPVELTPPKPIVRGNTPGSNGYITGLLSDLQKLSVTRSNSLRRNTFCSSRGKECLLRRIKENSTQEMLQKQPNSTGRWSRIFSRGHHGRSKGENGNFTARLSLQKCSYLQQNGCEVHMNRSIQNLTIPSLEYERQRTKSIYNLPSLSLEPQNVTVPSNEIPAELVHPRMASRLRPGRRSSLGWRPMSCFFVQSSPKWTREHSLDLSSSTSFNAPENGTTGHSLNTNLAADPLPDTSAGVTSVIQTQVNNHVGRNGGIIQNDALRLRKNVAAIAKQKETELVSAPSHVPDPSRGITQQQPSLNRHSSPQLSPAQQQQPQTSSPDRGCRVTHKEFRSAMATVVNQSDPRNQLEALSKIGEGSTGIVCVATEKHTGRRVAVKRMDLRTQQRRELLFNEVVIMRDYHHDNVVEMYSSHLVGDELWVVMELLQGGALTDIIAFARMDEEQIATVCLSILKALTYLHSQGVIHRDIKSDSILLTLDGRIKLSDFGFCAQVNEEIPRRRSLVGTPYWMAPEVIARLPYGPEVDIWSLGIMVMEMIDGEPPYFNDSPVEAMKMLRDNPPPRLKLEHKVSPILRDFLDRMLVHDVTERATSIELLAHPFMLQAGPPD, encoded by the exons ATGTGGAAGAAGAGGAAAGCCCATCGACTGGAGATTTCGGCTCCTCTCAACTTCCAGCACAGGGTCCACACATCCTTTGACCCACAAGACCAGAAATTCATTGGCCTGCCCCAACAGTGGCAGGGGCTATTAGCAGAGAGCGTGAAACGGCCAAAACCTTTGGTAGATCCATCCGGGGTTACACCAGTGGAGCTCACACCACCAAAG CCCATTGTTCGTGGAAACACACCTGGAAGCAATGGTTACATCACAGGGCTGCTGTCTGATCTACAGAAACTTTCAGTCACTAGATCTAACTCTTTACGGAGAAACACTTTTTGCTCATCCCGAGGAAAAGAGTGCTTATTGAGGAGAATCAAGGAAAACAGCACCCAAGAGATGCTGCAAAAGCAGCCAAATTCCACAGGACGTTGGAGCAGGATCTTCTCCAGAGGTCACCATGGAAGGAGTAAAGGAGAGAATGGGAACTTCACGGCTAGGTTGAGTTTACAAAAGTGTTCATATTTGCAACAAAACGGGTGTGAGGTTCACATGAACAGATCAATCCAGAACCTAACTATACCCTCGTTGGAATATGAACGACAGAGGACAAAGTCTATCTACAATTTACCAAGTCTTTCACTTGAACCCCAGAATGTCACTGTCCCATCTAATGAAATCCCTGCAGAACTTGTCCACCCACGTATGGCGAGCAGGTTGAGACCAGGGAGAAGGAGCAGTCTTGGCTGGAGACCCATGTCCTGCTTCTTTGTTCAGTCCAGCCCAAAGTGGACAAGAGAGCATAGCTTGGACCTGAGCTCGAGCACGTCCTTCAACGCTCCAGAGAATGGCACAACAGGGCACTCACTCAACACCAATCTAGCAGCAGACCCCTTGCCGGACACTTCAGCAGGAGTCACATCGGTCATTCAAACTCAG GTAAACAACCATGTTGGGCGGAATGGAGGAATAATTCAGAATGATGCCCTGAGGCTGAGGAAAAATGTGGCAGCGATTGCCAAGCAAAAGGAGACTGAACTTGTCTCAGCACCAAGCCATGTCCCCGACCCATCGAGAGGGATCACCCAACAACAGCCCAGCCTCAACAGACACAGCTCTCCacagctcagcccagctcagcagcagcaacctCAAACCAGTTCACCTGATCGAGGTTGCAGAGTTACACACAAGGAATTCAGGAGTGCCATGGCAACAGTGGTTAACCAGAGTGATCCCAGGAACCAGCTGGAGGCCCTCAGTAAAATCGGGGAGGGCTCCACAGGCATCGTGTGTGTTGCAACAGAGAAGCACACTGGCCGAAGGGTGGCAGTGAAAAGGATGGACTTGAGGACACAGCAACGACGGGAGCTGCTCTTCAATGAA GTTGTAATAATGAGAGATTATCATCATGATAATGTGGTGGAGATGTACAGCAGCCATCTGGTTGGGGATGAACTGTGGGTTGTGATGGAGCTCCTGCAGGGTGGAGCACTCACCGATATCATCGCCTTTGCCAG GATGGATGAGGAGCAGATCGCTACTGTTTGCCTGTCAATATTGAAGGCTCTGACTTACCTCCACTCCCAGGGTGTGATCCACAGAGACATCAAGAGTGACTCCATTCTGCTCACACTCGACGGACGG attaagCTCTCAGACTTTGGATTTTGTGCCCAAGTGAATGAGGAGATTCCAAGGCGAAGATCTTTGGTTGGGACACCATACTGGATGGCTCCAGAAGTGATTGCCCGATTACCATATGGACCAGAG GTGGATATTTGGTCACTGGGCAtcatggtgatggaaatgattgATGGAGAGCCCCCCTATTTCAATGACTCTCCTGTGGAAGCCATGAAGATGCTCCGGGACAATCCTCCTCCTAGACTGAAGCTGGAACACAAG